CTTTGTTGATTCTTTTCTCATATTACGTGCAACAGGTGTCATttggtcaataaaaaaataaagttcggctcagtgtttttgtgttatttttttggtgaaacgaatttaattttaatacaggttttatacatgaaaataataattagtttactTGTTACGAGTTTTGAGCGTTTGAATATCGCCTCAACTTGTTGATTTATGTAAGGTCGTCAAGAAATTTaacaaaggaaataaaattattaaatgatgtaacggtttactcacgcgtatttatcatggtagcccgtctagtttcggacccaaccggagtctttaatcatgagcagacgcggcgggatcgcgagtcccgaccgttacataatttaataatgaatcattctcacgacagttactatcaaaataaagtaataaaatgttgtgGCTTACTCTCCGAATTTGAAGAGCATTGTCTGTATCAGGTAGAATCCTTCATGGTCGTTTGTTTTAGACGCAATCAACTTCTGGAACACGCCCAAAATCGCGTTCTATGGGAAaacacataattaataattgtgacTTGTGAGTAATCCAGTAGACGCATAGCAATAGAAAGTGCATGTATGATTTAGACACATGTTGTGTTTaagtgtgtgtgtctgtgtgtgtgagTGCGGGCGCGGGACACTGACCAGGCGGCCGGAGGCGAGCACGAGGGGCGCGCGGTGGGCCACGAAGGCGCAGAGCAGGCGCACGAGCGGGCGCAcgttgtgtgtgtgtctgtgtgtgtgagTGCGGGCGCGGGACACTGACCAGGCGGCCGGAGGCGAGCACGAGGGGCGCGCGGTGGGCCACGAAGGCGCAGAGCAGGCGCACGAGCGGGCGCAcgttgtgtgtgtgtctgtgtgtgtgagTGCGGGCGCGGGACACTGACCAGGCGGCCGGAGGCGAGCACGAGGGGCGCGCGGTGGGCCACGAAGGCGCAGAGCAGGCGCACGAGCGGGCGCAcgttgtgtgtgtgtctgtgtgtgtgagTGCGGGCGCGGGACACTGACCAGGCGGCCGGAGGCGAGCACGAGGGGCGCGCGGTGGGCCACGAAGGCGCAGAGCAGGCGCACGAGCGGGCGCAcgttgtgtgtgtgtctgtgtgtgtgagTGCGGGCGCGGGACACTGACCAGGCGGCCGGAGGCGAGCACGAGGGGCGCGCGGTTGGCCACGAAGGCGCAGAGCAGGCGCACGAGCGGGCGCAcgttgtgtgtgtgtctgtgtgtgtgagTGCGGGCGCGGGACACTGACCAGGCGGCCGGAGGCGAGCACGAGGGGCGCGCGGTGGGCCACGAAGGCGCAGAGCAGGCGCACGAGCGGGCGCAcgttgtgtgtgtgtctgtgtgtgtgagTGCGGGCGCGGGACACTGACCAGGCGGCCGGAGGCGAGCACGAGGGGCGCGCGGTGGGCCACGAAGGCGCAGAGCAGGCGCACGAGCGGGCGCAcgttgtgtgtgtgtctgtgtgtgtgagTGCGGGCGCGGGACACTGACCAGGCGGCCGGAGGCGAGCACGAGGGGCGCGCGGTGGGCCACGAAGGCGCAGAGCAGGCGCACGAGCGGGCGCAcgttgtgtgtgtgtctgtgtgtgtgagTGCGGGCGCGGGACACTGACCAGGCGGCCGGAGGCGAGCACGAGGGGCGCGCGGTGGGCCACGAAGGCGCAGAGCAGGCGCACGAGCGGGCGCAcgttgtgtgtgtgtctgtgtgtgtgagTGCGGGCGCGGGACACTGACCAGGCGGCCGGAGGCGAGCACGAGGGGCGCGCGGTGGGCCACGAAGGCGCAGAGCAGGCGCACGAGCGGGCGCAcgttgtgtgtgtgtctgtgtgtgtgagTGCGGGCGCGGGACACTGACCAGGCGGCCGGAGGCGAGCACGAGGGGCGCGCGGTGGGCCACGAAGGCGCAGAGCAGGCGCACGAGCGGGCGCAcgttgtgtgtgtgtctgtgtgtgtgagTGCGGGCGCGGGACACTGACCAGGCGGCCGGAGGCGAGCACGAGGGGCGCGCGGTGGGCCACGAAGGCGCAGAGCAGGCGCACGAGCGGGCGCAcgttgtgtgtgtgtctgtgtgtgtgagTGCGGGCGCGGGACACTGACCAGGCGGCCGGAGGCGAGCACGAGGGGCGCGCGGTGGGCCACGAAGGCGCAGAGCAGGCGCACGAGCGGGCGCACGTTGGCGGCGCGCTCCCACAGCGCGGGCGCCACCACACACGGCAGCAGCGCGCCGTACGCGTCGCCCTCGCCGCCCGCGctcgcgcccgccgcgccgcgcagCTCCAGCAGCAGCGACAGCATTTGGAACACGTACGGCATGAACTCTGCACACGGTACGCAACAACATTTATATATCACAACTTCAATAACGGAGAGTATGAGGTGCACAATATAGTTGTCctttataaagataattttactattattactaGACGCAGACCAATAAATAAGCACTGACACTTATACACACTCTTACACACTTTTACTCAATCGCGGATCAACTACTGTCCACACTGAAGTTATATACAAACACAAACGCGATTAAAGTTACTCGTTCTCCTATAAAATACAAGCACTAACTTGTAATTCTTTTTATTAAGTTACGAACGGTTTTGGACCTTGTTTAATATAAGTAACTATAGCGAGGTTCGCCAACTACGGACAAATCTTTGTCTAAGGTTAGACACCAAAGTAAAACTTACCTTGTACATCATTCTGCAATATTTCCTGGAATATCGGGAACAGAGCGTCTTCGAACGCTGATATCGCGCTGGGGTTTGCCTTCGTCACCAACCTGACCAAAACACAATCATTCACTACACACGCCATACATGGGTAGACTAGTAATGACTAGTAATGTGAATAATGATTCATGTCTGTACCAACCGTCGCAGCaacagaaaattttaactgCCTAGCTAAATCATGAGAAACAGCCTGCTGACTGACTGAAAGGCAACAAAGCCGTAGTGATTTTACCCGTCAGATACGGTACCCTGCCCGCGGTCGGCGTATGAAGGATTGcgacgcattgccatacaccgagacaaaaacgcggatgacggagcacggcggttcaggtttagtcagtaagggtctgacactacccatttccccCTCCGAatgagtgggtgtccatgaggattaacccaccttaccaaaaaaaaaaggtactgTACCCTAATAAACTTGAATAACTTACGATACAGCGAGCGAGAGGGTCTCAAACAGATAGTGGTTGAAGTGCGGCTTGCAGGGGTTCTTGGCTACAGTGGACAGCATATGAGCGAGCTTCGGCAAGGCGTCACCCAAGTACGGTAGCGCACCTTCTTGGAGGCACGATAGAGTACGTAGCACCGCTGTTAACAATATATTAGATTAAATGTTTATTCTAAGTGATTATAGCAGAGGTTCTTATTTCAACCTTATGTAGATGAAGaaaaactttcattatttttgcgTCCCCACCAAATATTTAATGAGATCCGTGGCGGTAACTATACGAAAAAACGTCATGCTCGCTACGGCCAGGGCTTAAGGTCCAAACGAAGTGCCTTGGTTAGTAGTGAATACCTTTCATGACGTATTCGTTGTGGTCGGCGGGGCTGCGCGCCTCGCCCAGCGCGGCGAACAGCGCGGCCAGCAGCTCGGCGGCGTGCGGCGCCACGGCGGCGCGGGGCAGCATGCCGCCCGCCAGCAGCTTCTCTGTGGCACACGCGCCGTACGTCTGGACCACGCCGCGCCCGCGAATGTGCGAGATCTGGGCCACAATTAATCACTATAACACTTTTGTGGCTTTGTTTAAAGTGCTTAGATTAAGATAACTCAAACTGTGGCTCACGACACGTGTAGTGTTTTAATTTAGGACTCTCAAGTTTATCAAAATAGTTCACATTTTTTACATAtctaactaagaggtatcgtgctgcccaggtaactgggttgaggtcgTCGAATAGGCAGTTGAACCCTATGAAACACTGGCACTTAGATGCATCCAGTTAAGATTGGAAGCTGACCTCAATTAATTGGGATATGTATACAATAATTTCGTAAagtattataaagaaataacaaggctctatgttgtggagtttgtcgCGCCGTTTCTTTTTCACACCTAGAGCTCTTAGGAAACCATGTAGAGTAGGTGATACGGGGCGCTGTCTATAAATTTAaccttcaaaaaatattactttgtggCTTAACCTGaacaaacatattttgattttaggCACTGGTACGTACGTACGGGTTCGTACGGATCCTATATTAGATTCTTTCTTTGTTAAAGTGGTTAAAGAAGTGGCATATTCACCAGTAAAGGTAGGGAGGGTATCAGCAGGTCTTTCGGCAGTAACGATCTGAACGTCATTATGTATTTGAGAGCATCCGCCTTCAGTACTGGTAACTCGTTTACTGTGAACAAAATAACGAGTATTGTTATAGAAATTTAAAGGAACGTACCTTAAAACGCCATAACTTGTGAAAAGTActtcttgttatttttagcaGAACTTTCTTAGTTTTGTCAAAGAAGAGATTTTACGCGCAGACAAATATTATAGATCAAACAATAATCAATCtattataaaattctcgtatACGAAAATGAATTCCTAAAACAAACTCGCTAAAGTAATATAAGAATACTAGATGACAAACGTttttttgccatacaaattaattctaaatgaaaaaaaattgggcTATAACATGCACAcgaaatttcataagaatcgttCGAGTCGTTTACGAGAAATGAACTCCTTTTCgtacatcgtgacacgagatttaACATATAAGATTATCCGACGAAGACGGCGAGGCGCGCGTCACGCCCGCCGCCTGCGTGCTGCCGCGACACGCTAGTGACGTCACCAGGCAGTTAGTGGTTAGTGTTACCGTCGGGTCTCTGCAGCTCTGGCAGCACGTGCGCGGCCGCGAACTGCGCCAGGTCCACGAGCGGCGAGGCGCGCGTCACGCCCGCCGCCTGCGTGCTGCCGCGGGACGCTAGTGACGTCACCAGGCAGTTAGTGGTTAGTGTTACCGTCGGGTCTCTGCAGCTCTGGCAGCACGTGCGCGGCCGCGAACTGCGCCAGGTCCACGAGCGGCGAGGCGCGCGTCACGCCCGCCGCCTGCGTGCTGCCGCGGGACGCTAGTGACGTCACCAGGCAGTTAGTGGTTAGTGTTACCGTCGGGTCTCTGCAGCTCTGGCAGCACGTGCGCGGCCGCGAACTGCGCCAGGTCCACGAGCGGCGAGGCGCGCGTCACGCCCGCCGCCTGCGTGCTGCCGCGGGACGCTAGTGACGTCACCAGGTACATCGCCGCGTCCTTGCCGcgccacgccgccgcgccgctctCCGCGTATTTGGCCAGCATGAGCTGCGGAACAAGGTGTCTTTCAAACGCTTgtctgttttattattacagttAACACACCTAATAAGTTAAATAGTGATTAGAGAGACGTTCTTTAAAGCAGCTTATTCCTGTCAATATTAGTTTTCAATTACCTAACTGAGGGACTTGTTCATACCCACTTGCCATccctattgtaaatatttgccGCTATATACAATCATGTGTGTTTGTGAACTCGTACCTGCACGTACTGTCCGAAGATGTTCATCATCTTGTCCTCGTAGTGCAGTGCCAGTGTCCGCACGAGGTCgcaggcggcgcggcgccgcgtGTCCACGTCAGAGCCCTCGATGTCGCGCCGGACGTACTCCTCAGGGTTGTCCTCGAACAACTCCATGTCCGATTCTATACACAGACAACAATAGTGATGAATACATATCTTCGTTTTTATACATCATGGCACTACATGGTGACATTATATGCTGTATAAAGTGCAGCGCACACGACAGACTTTGTGCGAACGAGTCTGCGGCGCTAAAAAAGTCGGCATGGCGTGCGTGTGCATGTACTGCATATAATTGCAGAGGTTCTATTTTCACAGACTAAAAAGTGCGTTACGGATAGTCTGTCGTCTGCGCTGCACCTTATGGATATGTCTTTTTGTTTGGTTCCGCTTATATAATTTGGTCAAATTACACTGAATGAAACGTGTTGAACGAAAGCGTTCCGCCATAAGCCCTctctcctaaacttcaaagcTGATCATAATATCTTTGTCAGTATCTCTTGTTCAGTGTAATATATTTACTATATGAgagactaaatagatttttagttttcataGCCAGTCATCATATATActaatattgaaattgtaattcaaatccagttgggtccgaaactattaGGACAGTCCTATATAATGCagttgagtaaaccgttgcatcattacataattataaatacacttCACAAAATTGATTACATTGAATTTCTCATATCTATACATAGTCTTCTGGTCACTTTCTGATCAATTATACGACCTTTccttctgtttttctttttttggtaaggcgagGAAATCCTCATGAACACCTACTCCCTCgagggaggaaatgggtagtgtgggtagtgtcagacttttactgactaaacctgaaccgccgtgctacgtcatccgcgtttttgtgtcgggtatgacaatgcgttgcaatcctttacGACCTGTCAAAAGATCCTTGTTAGAACGGACACGTTATTCAACCACTCACCTCTGAACTCCATGTTCGGAATGACAACCTTCTCACAGATGCTACTGAGCGTCGCGGGGTCCTCGAATAAACTCTTGTAGTTATTCTTCTCCGCTACTTTCGCGAGGAACGTCAGCGCGTTCGATACTagctgttaaataaataacaatatatgaatattttttgttttggatgTGTGGACAGATATAGTCTGTTGTTGAAGTGCAGAATAAAGGGGGTTTAATATGACTGGCGGGGTTAATTGAGATAAAAATAGTAATCGTgtacatttttcgtttttaagtaattttcaataatatttcacaaacacATTCAACAGACATACTAAACGTAGTAAAGTTTCGTTAGGCGTGGTCCAAATGtatgatttaacaaaaaaaaacatgtcgtGTTTAGAAAAGCTAGAAAGCTAGGTGTCTTTTTTACAATTCTGTCCAGTAAATTGGTAAAGTGCAGGAATTTTGTCACATTAAAGGCAAATGACGTCAAAGGATGTAAAAGGCGTGCAATAGATTTAAATGGTCAATAAACGTCACTAAAATGGCGGCCAGGTACGTTATGAATGTGCAgtgatgatatattttatttttttatttagaggattttattttattttatttatttataagaagaTATATGTATAGGTGTTACCGCGTCATGCCTGGCGCCGGGCCCGGTGGTGAGCAGCAGCCCCCACACGGCGCTGACGAAGgcgggcgcgtgcggcgcgAACTCCTCCTCGTACTTCAGCGCGTACAGCGCCGCGCACTCGCACACCTCCGAGCGCAGCTGCTCCAGCACGCCCGGGACGTCGCCCTCGCCCTGGGACACCACGAAATAGGCTCATGATTGGTAACCAGGATAATATACTGGATAGTAGTTTATGAAAAACCTAAGggaggtttttttttgggactagcccgccacacatgcccgtcattgcaactcctgtaagccaggatctacaatgaaaccaaagaaaaaccaccgaaacacttaagttcggtgtgtcccaagGGGAataattaactgccttggaacccgcaacgaaattaatcagaaatagtaaaaaggaggagtaagaaaaaatgttccacttccctccatagcaagcgggagacaaaggaagaaatagctagttgtagcaaagaaaagagattgacaactgagttaggctcagttatcaggcaccacggatataaattacaattaaatgggtcctataatttaggagctgttattttgattccaataataggTATGGCAAAAACGTCTGAAAGAACGGAAATTTGCTCTGGGTGCAACGAGGTCCTCATAGTAAACAACACCGGATGTCGGCTGCAAACTATCTAATAAGATGTTACGTTCGTCCTGCCATAGAACACACTCCCACAGAATATGATATACAGTTTGCTCATATTCACTGTTTGCTGTTGAACACTGACATGATGGTGAAAcgacaagtttaaatgaaaataatttgcttttaaagttaccaTGACCTGTAAGGAACTGGGCTACACAATGATCAATCTCTATACAAGTCCTCTCCAGCCGCTCATGAACGGACAGGAAAAAACTGGTAGAGGTGACGGCCCTTAATAGACGTTTCCCATCTAACCTGCCATTCCACCATCAGTTCCTCGGAGACGTCCGTTAGCGGTTTAAATAATCTATCGATCTTTCTACGCTCACGATACAGCAAGAAgttgtttttcaaaaattctcTAGTGGAATAATACATAGCCGCGCGTCGTTGTATTTCGAGATCAACCGGTAAAACGCCTGCTAGGACGGGCAGGGCTTCAGTACTTACAGTGCGATAGGCCTTACACAAGAATATCAACGCCAACCGTTGGCTTTGTGGCCCTATCGGCCCACACCGGCGACCCGTAACAAATACATCCCAGGTATGTTGCTGCGTAGATGATCTTCAAGGTGTTAAATGAAAGTCCCCAAGTTGACGTGGAAATCCTTGTCAAgacataaaagttattttttgctttatctcCGATTAATTTTATGTGCTCAATAAATGTAGTTTCTCTCTAAAACAAGACCGCGATAACAAacagtatttcttttttaactgaGATTCCATTAAATTTAATGCTAGGAGACGATTTTAGATTCCCTTTGAGAAGTAATTGAATCGTTTTGTGTGGTGCAAAATTCAGGCGGTTTCGTTTACCTCAATTAGATATGAGACACAAACTTGTATCAGCTAAATTTTCGAGCCCGGCTCGGGTATTCGATTTAATGAGCAGAAGGCCGTCATCCGCGTAACCCGTAAGTGAGCAGCCGTGAGGTAAAGGAATCGCGAGAAAGTCATCGAACCCTAAATTCCATAGGTAAGGGCCTAACACCGATCCTTGAGGACATCCCAAGGTCAATGCCTTCGACACAGAATGATGACCAAGTTTAAGTTTGGCTGATCCATgtaaaaaataggaataaatgAGTCGATAGATGTTACTGCAGCAACcgcgtgattttaatttaagtagtaTCATGGGCCAACATGCGTTGTCGAAGGCACCGGAGATATCCAAGAAAACACACAAGACATAGTTCTACAGTTGATTTCCCTATTGTAAATCCGAATTGATTTTTGTGGAATTTTGGTCCGTCCGGCAGTAATCGTGGGACAATAAGGCGCTCCAGTTATTTACCCAAAAATGGTAGCAGCGCCTTATCGCCACTTTTAGGGATAATTCTAATAAAGCCCTGACGCCATACACGAGGGAAAACGCCTTCAGCACTTTGTTGAATACCGTTAAGATACAATCGCCCGATACCTTGCATGCCTCCTTTATCATTCTGTTAGAGATTTTGTCTTCTCCAGAGGCTTTATTAAGAGACAGTGATCTAACAACAGTGATAAACTCGCCAGCAGATGGAAGTTTTGACATTGGAGATGTAGGAACATCGGTAGCGAATGCTCTTATTTGTTGGTGATAATCGTCGTCGGT
The genomic region above belongs to Trichoplusia ni isolate ovarian cell line Hi5 chromosome 5, tn1, whole genome shotgun sequence and contains:
- the LOC113494292 gene encoding exportin-2 codes for the protein MEVTDENLATLANYLQQTLNPDPNIRRPAEKFLESVEVNQNYAILLLHVIDKDSVDLTIRVAASIAFKNYIKRNWQVEDDGVDRIHASDRSSIKTLIVSLMLKSPEAIQRQFSDAVSIIGKCDFPEKWPSLIPEMVEKFGTGDFHVINGVLRTAHSLFKRYRFEFKSQKLWEEIKHVLENFAKPLTDLFVATIDLTEKHAGNQDALRVIYGSLVLICKVFYSLNYQDLPEFFEDNMPVWMPNLLNLLQVKVPLLENDGEGDVPGVLEQLRSEVCECAALYALKYEEEFAPHAPAFVSAVWGLLLTTGPGARHDALVSNALTFLAKVAEKNNYKSLFEDPATLSSICEKVVIPNMEFRESDMELFEDNPEEYVRRDIEGSDVDTRRRAACDLVRTLALHYEDKMMNIFGQYVQLMLAKYAESGAAAWRGKDAAMYLVTSLASRGSTQAAGVTRASPLVDLAQFAAAHVLPELQRPDVNELPVLKADALKYIMTFRSLLPKDLLIPSLPLLISHIRGRGVVQTYGACATEKLLAGGMLPRAAVAPHAAELLAALFAALGEARSPADHNEYVMKAVLRTLSCLQEGALPYLGDALPKLAHMLSTVAKNPCKPHFNHYLFETLSLAVSLVTKANPSAISAFEDALFPIFQEILQNDVQEFMPYVFQMLSLLLELRGAAGASAGGEGDAYGALLPCVVAPALWERAANVRPLVRLLCAFVAHRAPLVLASGRLNAILGVFQKLIASKTNDHEGFYLIQTMLFKFGDDVMSQYSKQIMTLLFQRLSSSKTTKYVRGLIAFLGFYAAHFGADPLIDLVNSVQAGMFGMYVERVLVADLQRVSGALERKAAAVGCVRLLAHSQHFLHGQLAPMWPAVLQALISLFELPTDDSALPDDHFIEVDDAPGYQAQYAQLTCAKGAAGDPLDGVSEPVQYLAAELGALAARAPGLLPPRLAALPDTHRAALQHYLNTYSVQIC